The following proteins are co-located in the Salinigranum halophilum genome:
- a CDS encoding helix-turn-helix domain-containing protein → MSTMVEATLPVDQFALSETLAEYPSVEFDILRLVANGTDRAMPFLWASGEALDDLPAVLEADPSTENVEVVAELEEEYLLRMDWRANIRVILYIILEENATIIDATGSSDSWLFRILFPEHDAVSATHEFCTEYEVDLEFERIYQLSDSIRRGQYGLSEDQYETIVRAYRDGYYEVPRETGLKQLAEHTDVTHQSLSERLRRGHETLIANTLSPEFVSVPDS, encoded by the coding sequence ATGAGTACCATGGTCGAAGCGACCCTGCCGGTCGACCAGTTCGCCCTCAGTGAGACACTCGCGGAGTATCCGTCTGTGGAGTTCGATATCCTGCGGCTGGTCGCCAACGGGACCGACCGGGCGATGCCGTTCCTCTGGGCGTCGGGTGAGGCGCTCGATGACCTCCCCGCAGTCCTCGAAGCGGACCCGAGCACCGAGAACGTCGAGGTGGTCGCCGAACTCGAAGAAGAGTACCTCCTCCGGATGGACTGGCGCGCCAACATCCGGGTCATCCTCTACATCATCCTCGAGGAGAACGCGACCATCATCGACGCGACGGGGTCGTCCGATAGCTGGCTGTTCAGAATCCTCTTTCCGGAACACGACGCCGTCTCGGCCACGCACGAGTTCTGCACCGAGTACGAGGTCGACCTCGAGTTCGAGCGGATCTACCAGCTCTCCGATTCTATCCGGCGCGGCCAGTACGGACTCAGCGAGGACCAGTACGAGACCATCGTCCGGGCGTACCGGGACGGCTACTACGAGGTCCCGCGCGAGACGGGGCTCAAGCAGTTGGCGGAGCACACCGACGTCACCCACCAGTCGCTGTCGGAGCGGCTGCGACGCGGACACGAGACGCTGATCGCGAACACGTTGAGCCCGGAGTTCGTGTCGGTTCCGGACTCCTGA
- a CDS encoding MarR family transcriptional regulator has protein sequence MPINIDRFDEEPTEVLDIQEDTQPYRILQFLAEHDDKAFTQTEIHEATEIKRGSVGAVLSRLEDRGLVRHRGRYWAIGEDDRLASYAAQVKASSVSSTDDYYGEE, from the coding sequence ATGCCGATCAACATCGACCGGTTCGACGAAGAACCGACCGAGGTCCTCGATATCCAAGAGGATACACAGCCCTACCGGATCCTCCAGTTCCTTGCTGAGCATGACGACAAAGCGTTCACCCAGACAGAGATCCACGAGGCGACGGAAATCAAGCGCGGAAGCGTCGGGGCTGTCCTGTCACGTCTCGAAGACCGAGGACTTGTCCGCCACCGGGGACGGTACTGGGCGATTGGAGAGGACGACCGCCTCGCGTCGTATGCAGCACAGGTGAAGGCCAGTTCAGTCTCGTCGA
- a CDS encoding DUF1328 family protein, which produces MLALALLPVLQLSGGGFLTYAIGFFVLAIGAAVVGFRGVAGISMRIAKFLVLVFLVLAVVSLLL; this is translated from the coding sequence ATGCTAGCACTCGCCCTCTTGCCCGTGTTACAGCTCTCCGGCGGGGGGTTCCTCACCTACGCGATCGGCTTCTTCGTCCTCGCCATCGGCGCGGCGGTCGTCGGCTTCCGAGGTGTCGCCGGCATCTCGATGCGGATCGCCAAGTTCCTCGTCTTGGTGTTCCTCGTCCTGGCGGTCGTGTCGCTCCTGCTCTAG
- a CDS encoding RNA-guided endonuclease InsQ/TnpB family protein, whose translation MSRTIRTFEATITNQQQVRDDLDQLGWAASKLWNVGRYYAQQQWDETGEIPDDRELKAELKSHDRYTDLHSQSSQRVLEELAEAFNGWFGKRRNGDDRARPPGYRKHGDSHPRSTVSFKAAGFKHDAQFTRVRLSKGRNLKEHRSDFILCEYQTRPDVDLTEWDIQQVRAVYKRDEWRLQFVCRTTADPEPPGDEVAGVDLGICNFAAVSFGGESVLYPGGTLKEDEYYFTKKKAKCDDSSSREATRLDRKRTDRRTHFLHALSKEIVEECVERGVGRLVVGDLGGIREDDENGEPRNWGDHGNLDLHRWAFDRFTTLLDYKAEAEGIGVELVSEGGTSKSCSACGHTDENQRVERGLYVCEKCDTVANGDVNGAENIRQKVLPSLAADGGDRDNGWLAQPAVHLFDRSVGVFAPREQVVNREP comes from the coding sequence ATGAGTCGGACCATCCGAACATTCGAGGCGACGATTACGAACCAGCAACAGGTTCGTGACGACCTTGACCAACTCGGATGGGCCGCCTCAAAACTCTGGAACGTCGGTCGCTACTACGCACAACAACAGTGGGACGAAACGGGCGAGATTCCCGATGACAGGGAACTCAAAGCCGAACTCAAAAGCCACGATCGCTACACGGACTTGCATTCTCAATCCAGTCAGCGCGTTCTCGAAGAACTCGCTGAAGCGTTCAACGGCTGGTTCGGCAAGCGTCGAAACGGCGACGACCGTGCCCGACCGCCCGGTTACCGCAAACACGGTGACTCTCACCCGCGTTCAACTGTGTCCTTCAAAGCGGCTGGCTTCAAGCACGACGCACAGTTCACCCGCGTCCGCCTCTCGAAAGGTCGGAACCTGAAAGAACATCGTTCAGATTTCATCCTCTGTGAGTATCAGACTCGCCCGGATGTTGACCTGACCGAGTGGGACATTCAACAGGTTCGTGCTGTCTACAAGCGCGATGAGTGGCGGCTTCAATTCGTCTGTCGCACCACCGCCGACCCGGAACCGCCGGGCGACGAAGTGGCTGGTGTTGACCTCGGGATATGCAACTTCGCCGCCGTATCATTCGGTGGAGAGTCGGTGTTGTATCCCGGTGGCACACTCAAAGAGGACGAATACTACTTCACGAAGAAGAAAGCCAAGTGCGACGATTCCTCTTCGCGAGAGGCAACTCGTCTCGACCGGAAGCGGACTGATCGCCGGACGCACTTCTTGCACGCACTCTCGAAAGAAATCGTGGAGGAGTGTGTCGAACGAGGTGTCGGTAGACTTGTTGTTGGCGACCTCGGCGGCATCCGAGAAGACGACGAGAACGGTGAACCTCGGAATTGGGGCGACCACGGTAACCTCGACTTGCACAGGTGGGCGTTCGACCGCTTCACAACGCTTCTTGACTACAAGGCCGAAGCCGAAGGAATCGGAGTGGAGTTGGTGTCGGAAGGCGGCACATCGAAGTCGTGTTCGGCGTGCGGCCACACCGACGAAAACCAGCGTGTCGAACGTGGACTGTACGTGTGTGAGAAGTGCGATACAGTTGCGAACGGGGATGTGAATGGGGCAGAGAACATTCGGCAAAAGGTACTCCCAAGTCTCGCCGCGGATGGCGGTGATAGGGATAACGGCTGGTTGGCACAGCCAGCGGTTCACCTGTTCGACCGTAGTGTGGGTGTTTTCGCCCCACGAGAACAGGTTGTTAACCGCGAACCGTAA